Below is a genomic region from Onychostoma macrolepis isolate SWU-2019 chromosome 15, ASM1243209v1, whole genome shotgun sequence.
atatatatatatatatatatatatatgatgcaGATATTTCTCTCacgatatataaaaaaacaagtttatttccttttttttttttttttgtttcattaattttctGCAGACCCAGTATGAAAACCGATGATATCTGATTTCACTTTATTGGCAGAGATTTAATTTGATAAACTAGCTCTGTTCAGATGTAGGTTGGTTATGGGTATCAAATCACAGATATTTCTTTTAATATTCCTTGATCTTGTGCAAACATTGACTAGACTTGACCCGTTCCCTTACTGGAACTTGAGATCTGATCTGGACGTTTGCCAAAAGTTGTTGGTTCAGTGGATCAATTGATGCAGATTTGCGGTTTGCAGTCCATctatttattgcttttttttctcctctgtgcagaaaatggcaaaataaatgGAACTCTGAAGGAGGGAGAGGTGACTCCCACTTCCTTTAACCCAGACAGCTCCCTGCACCCTGCGAACAGCAATGGCGACAGACACCTGCTAGACATCAACTTGAAACCGAAGCCCACTCGACGGGCCTTCACCGCTGACTCAACAGGGGACAGAAAAAGTAGAAACACTAGCAGAAACAGCATGGACTTCAAAAATGACAAGTCCTCAGAGTTGAACACACTTGAGGGCAAAAAAGAGGCTTTGGCTACTCTGAACGGTGTGGTGTCGCTCAACTCTGTATTACTTACCAACGGTTACCCTAGCAAACCCGGAGCTGATAATGACGGCAGCGGCTCCGAGAGTGGATACACTACTCCCAAGAAGCGTCGGGCCCAGAGGAATGGCAAAGTTGGGGACAATGTGACTGCTTCTGCCCAGGGAAAAGCCATGCAGCAGGGCAACAAACAAGACCACGGGCCTGTGGTGCCGGACTCGGCCTCTGGCTCTCAGGTGGAGAGTGGCAGAACTGGTTCAAAAGTCGAGCCGCACCTAAAAGCCAAGGAACCACCTGCCTCCGCCACCCCACCTCCTCTGCCGGGGGCTGAACTTCAGCGCAAGAACTCGGACAGCAAAGCGGCTGGCAAACGTTTCGAGGATCGCTCCAGCAAGGTTAAGGTGGCTACCTCCACCAAAGAGGACTCATGGACCTTGTTCAAGCCTCCGCCTGTCTTTCCTGTGGACAATAGTAGCGCTAAGATTGTGCCTAAGATCAGTTATGCAAGCAAAGTGAAGGAGAACCTCAATAAGACTGCCCAAGCTGGCGGGGAGGCTCTCACTCCTGCTCCCCAGGTGCCTGGGAGACCGCCACAGGTCCCCATGTCTGCGGTGAAAACCATCACCTCGGCTAGCTTTACCAACGGTCCCCTGCTGGGGGAAGGGAATGGCTGTCCCCTGCCCGGCCCCTATTTCAGCGCCGGTCCTCTGCTGGCGACCCCTGCTGTTGCCGCTGAGAATGTAGCATCTCCCCCTGGTAGCGGCACTTTGGCCGTTGGAAGTTCCACAACCTCTGTGGCTGAGCCCAGAAAGCCCAGTCTGTTCGTTTATCCCGTCACCTCCTCCAATATGCAACTCTCGCTCCCTAGCGGCCGCCAAGCCGATCCCCCCGCTGCTCCGACAAATCAGAAGTCTCTGGGGGACATTTTTCAGAATCAGTGGGGCTTGTCCTTTATCAACGAGCCTAGCGCCGGACCAGAGGGCGTGGCGTGCCGCTCGAACGGAAAGGACGTGCCGGTGGAGGTGAGCTTTCAGGGAGGCTGTCCTGCTACAGTGGCCACTCAGACTTCCAGTACCTCTCAGAGACCGGATCAACCACCCTTCCCCAAGGCTCACGAGCCAGACAAACGAACTAACGCTCAGAATCTGAGTCGAGGTGCGAGCGGTGGTGCCACGGCGGCAAGTGGGGCCGTACCCGAGACCTCTGTCCCCAGCCTGGATGCCCAGAGAGATGAGACGGGGGTTCATGGTGCAATAGTGTTTTGTTCTTCCTCTAAGGACATTTGTGCCGAGCTGCCTCCCACCTCCCCAGCTGCACCTAAGGTGGCTTTGGCCAAGGACCAGGGCCATACTAAGGGCTTTGACAGGAGGTCTAGTTGGGGGTCGTTTGATCTAAAAGCTGCTGTAATTTATCACACTAAAGGTAACTCACTATTTAAGTTTCTTCTTAAGTACTTTCGCTTTATTATGTACTACAAGGATATACTGTCTTATGAATGTACATTAGAGATGGACTAAtacaataaatgtgaccctggaccacaaaaccattcataagtagcacgggtatatttgtagcaatagccaaaaatcattaggatattaagtaaagctcatgttccatgaatatatttagtaaatttcataccgtaaatatattaatatatattttaatatatatttttcattagtaATGTGCAGTGCTAAGGGCTTAATTTGGAccactttaaaggcgattttctcaatgttttgatcttctttttttttctcagagtccagattttaaaatcttggccaaatattgtcatatcctaacaattcatacatcaatggaaagctttattcagctttcagatgacacataaatctcaatttcaaaaaatctccccttatgactggttttgtggcccagggtcacaaatgtgttaTTAACTATCTGATAGCCAATATGCATAACagatttttaattgttcattttctaaTCGTTACatcaaaaacatgaattaatgttttacTACTACTGATAATAATCACTTGTTTTCATTTACGGTTAGGCTTATACCattgtaattataaaatatgttttataaaatgtttcgtctcaaatttattttgcctCAGCCCCACTTTTTCATGTCAaattacatggaaaaaaaacacacacattaggTAATGTAGTCTAGtcttactactttttttttttttttttaattattattacttttagattacttttgactcATTTATCACATAGATTATTTGAATGGGATTGTGTACAATGTtgataaagagaaagaaaatatattccattctttatgaacatcatgaaatgcaattaacattacattataGCAGGGTTTCTCAAACTGTATGTAAGTGGTATATTCATTTAgaaaggaaaaaacaaacaaacataagaaTCGAAgtgaatcaataaattatgaataatttactgtcattttgTGAGTAATCCATAGGCGAAAATCCTGAGGGTTGTCCCCCGTTTATTCACGTAAACATCGGATGAAGTCATTATTTTCTCTTTGAGAGAGCAGCGTGTTTCTGAGAGCGCGCGTCCGGTTTTGTGCGTGAGCAAAGAAAATCCGCGTGCGAGGGAAGAGATTCGTGCTCgcgcattaaattaaaatgatttcgcGCTACAATAAAGCGCATTCgacatttgtcattaaaataacgcCTTAGTCTCCCTGCTACACTAATAGTAATGGCTTTCCTCTGTGtatacatatacttaaaattttagctgtattatttgtgtcccttTCAAAAACTGCTCTTGAGAAATGTATTCCGCCCGCCCCCACTGTAAAACGAGATTTACGCCCCTGgagtaatcatgtaatccataaaaaaaaataaccatgCTAATTAAGAGCATTTTAAAAcctaatataatctaattacaagtacataatttttggaatctgattacttgatccagattacatgtaatcagttactccCCAGCACTGCTGATTGGTGCCTTTATGGTCGACCCAATTTAAAAGTGTAAATGTCtgttaacaaaaatgtaaaaaatgtgatCTCTAATGTACAACAATTGGCCTTTGTGTTATCAGTTTGTGTGCTGCAGTTAAATCGGTTTAGATTGTATCTTAAGTTGTTGCTTAGCcttctcaaattagaatgttaAGGTTGTTACTCTTGCACACAATTGATACTGTGGGActgaataatataaataatatttctgtgtggttatattaagcagcacaatagTAGTATTTTGAAGCTTTTCTGTTAGTTGAAACGGCTCAATCCTTTAGCTCTTTCAAGTTAAATAAAAAGGACAGATCTTGATTTGAATTGTAGCTGCACTTGGGTATTTTTACACTGaactttcttctttcttttctttgcagaaatggaatatattttgaatttgcaAAAACAAGGTAAGCTACCATTTACCTCTTGTGTTTGTTGACACATTTATAGACGACTCTTGCCTCAGCATGTGAATAAACCCCTAAATGATTCAGCATTTAGATATTGCAACCAGTGCCCCATCTGCTCACATCCCTCAACCCTTCCCatatcatttttgtttgtggTTTTAGAGTTCCCAGCTCTCACCTACATTCATCTTTCTCACTGTCTCGCAGATCCAAATCGAGTAGTCCTCTTCAGTGAGTCATGGGACGGACCTGCTCAGTGAAGCTGTGTCTGGACACTATATCTCAGATGAACTCTGCTGCAAAAAGATGTGCTTGAGGAACATGGCTGCTGCCTCTGAACATCCTGAATCAGTACTAATCCAATGGTTTAGAAAGGACCTTGTTACCCATCAGCAGTCAAGGCTGAGCGCAGAGGAACAGAGTGCGCTTGGGAACACGGGTTAGCTGGTTTTAGAATATTAGAATGGAAGAACGGGAGCTGTGGAACTCAACTCTAATGCGGATATGTTGCTGAAGACAATTTCAATGACTTTGGGGACATACAACTCACACGTCAAACACTCATGATAACCCTGTCATGACATTTGGTTGGGTGGAAGCTTCTCCTTTAAGTACTCACGGACCTAAAGAGAGCATCCAGGAGGAAAGCATGTCACCATGTGTGCCCTCTTGAATTCAAATAATCATGTAGTGGTCACATTGAATTCATTTGGGCACAGAACCGAAGAGGGTCGCTCTACAGTGAATTAACATACTGTGGCCAGAGGAACTACGtggctttttttgtttgtttggtttttttttttggttttttttggaGATTCAGGGGAATCGAACTCCATTTATGTGTGGGGGGCAGTTAGTTCAAGCCTTTGGGTTTAAATAATTGTCTTAATTTAATTTCTGGACAAGATTGGGTCAGTCCTGTTAGTGACGCGTCTCCACttcgtttgttttgtttttgttgggtttttttctttttcttttcattgaaACACTTAAAAACTCCCAGGGCAGGTTATGAGGTACACTCGGATTGGGAAACCACACGCCCTGTAGTGTGCATGTGCAGTATGCTGCTCTGTGCGTCCTCTTTTGGAAGAGTTCAAAGTGCTATCGTTCAATAGTCTTATTGTCGTCTCTCCACGCTTCTGTCACCTGACAGCCGTTCGAGTCTCTTGCTCgttgtgtgagtgtgtaaacGGAGGGCAGAGATCATGCTATACTCTTTTTATCTTgagtgttttatgtttttaatttttaagtagCAGTTAGAACCCAGAACTAATCGATAAGATGTGCCACACCACAGAGTTGCTTTAGCTTCAATGCTATAGGTACATTATGGAGGCTTTAGTTAGTTTTGGTTAAGTTCTGTAGAGCTGCTCTACGAAATGGGGTTTTGTTTTTGCCTGGAAAGGCAGTAGCGACTACTTCTGCTTCATTTGGGACTACACCACAATTTAGAGGGAACCTAGAGAGCAGTCGCTATCGAACGATCCGGACTTTTTATTTCACTCAAGAGATTAGAAGCccctagtgtttttttttttttttgtttgtttgtttttttttattgagcaCCACAATCACAcctttatgctttttttttatttcttgtatgttttaatttgttCCTGGGTTTCCATGCTTATCGGTTAAGTGCTTGCTAAAGCACATATGAGCCTCATCAATAGAACCGCCGTTGACAGGAATTCTGCCGTTGTGTAAATGTTTCTCTTTCTAATGTCAGAAAATGCATTCTAAACTTACAGTCTATCCTCTGTTTTATCATTTCACAGATTAATTGATTTATACATACGAATCAGTAGCACTTTATGTATTATGTTCTTGAATTGTATTTCCTTAAACATTGACATATCAGTACATATTTGAAATTCTAGTAATTAATCATAGGCTACTAACTTTAACCTCTACCTAAGGACTGTCGGTCCGCAAtctcaaaagaaaataaatataaacaaaagaaaataaaataaaaaaaagtgaaaaaggaaataaaataaaaaagacactCAGGTAGAATTAGGGCAGTGTTCTTCTATCTAACAAAAAAATGCACCAACAGTGTTATTGCCAAATATGAAAAGAACGTCCCATGTTTGTACCAgctgttttttaaattgtaacctTTTGAGGGATTTAATTTTTGACTGAAAGCCAATGCTTGCATCTATACAGGTATCATTTGGCATCAATGTTTTCTTTACATGACCATGAAACACTGCCAGGTGAAAAGATTTAAGTACACATGGAAGACGTTAACCACACTACGTATCTGTATGTCTTTCCTTtgcaagagttttttttttttttttctctcctcatGTTTTAAATGCAGCATGTAATGGTTTCCAATGTGGTCTGTCTTCAGAAAACATGGGATGTTTCATGATAGTTCTTAATCTGTTTCTGTTCTTGAGGTATCCGACGCCTGTTCGATGTCTTGGTTCAAAAGATATTGCAGCTGTCGATGAAACAGATGTAAGGTTGTTAAATTCATCTTTTCTAATTCCGTTTGGATTCCACTTAAAAGCTTTGTGCAATGTAGAGAAATCCTGCGATTGATAATTAGCTCGTTTCTTGGCTTTTTAGATGCACATCTCTTCATTgcttgacttgattttttttattgtagttatCTAAATTTTGTCTTTAAACGACTCGCAtagagctttttttttcttctttttttttgatatCCAAGGGATTTGCTTAAGGAGTTACTGATGTAGGCATAATTTATAACCATCTGTTATTACGTTAAGTTAATTGCGAAATACCTCTGTGAACATGCATTGTCCCGGTATCCCTATTTCCCCTTAAAGGGATCGTTCACGTAAAAATTAAGatcctgtcatcattcactcaacctcgtgtcattccaaacctcttAGACTTTCTGACCCTGTCCCAACGTATAGTGAATGTCCCGTCTGTTTCAGACCccaccccactgactttcactgtataGACAAAAGCAGTTTAAACCGGTTAGGAataatatgagggtgagtaaataatgtcaGAATTCAGATTTTGGGTGAGCTGTCTCCTTAACTCAGTTACGTCTTTGTAAACGCTGTCAGCAGAATGAACTGAACCTGGCCTTTGTTTCAAAAAAACTCAACTCCAGGGGTCAAATGCACATATAGAGGTTCTATGCACAGAATGCAAACAGAACAGAGTTTATATTTCGGGGGGGTTGCACATTAGCTTAATTTCCTCAATTTAAATAAGCACTTAACTACCCCACAAATGATATAATTgcaatataaattatttacataaatcttaaataGCTCCCCTTAGTGTTTAAAGCAATGAGAGCACGTACGGATGGGAGAGAGGTACAGAGATACTTAAATGGTGTGTTTGACTGCGAAATCTGTACCGAGAAAATGCATCTTTGTTGGCATATTCAAATTTCACGTGTTTTCTTGATGTATGAATGATTCTTGTCCTGTCCTGACAACTCAACTGGTTTTTGCGTGTGGATGCATATGTGTGTTCGTGTGCAAGCATGTGTATTTGTCTTCATTCATACGCTCAATTATATGCAAAGTTAATATTGCGAACTTTTCAAGTTCAGGGTGCCTGTGTTAAGCGATATATTAAACGGAATCACATCAGAACATGAAAAACTCTTGCTTTTCCTTTTCCCCTGTCCCTACACCCCCATTACCCCCCAACAATCTTCAGTTGTGCCATGTTTTGACTGTTAAAAGtttgaattaatatttcattttatgttgCTCTCTCTGAATTTCCTACGGTGGATATGAAGAGGGGGTTACATTATGTCTCAAGAATCTTTGTCACTGCTAATAAACTTGTTGAAAAAGATCTTGTTCTCTTAGTCTTCTTCTgaatgtctactgttaaatttgtatttttctttttaccttATACAGTACCATAGCCTAACGCGCCAAATGCCTCTCCGTAaccttgtttttatttaataaagaaaagagtcaaaaatattttatgcttaatcattatgccacaaatgctaTTTGTTCTTAACTCggaacatttaaatgtaaaaatactcGAGCAATAAGCATACCTGACCTGCTCCTTGGATTTAAAGCAACACACCCACTTTCTATTTCCGTCTTGCTCTTTATAACCCTCACTTACTGTTATTATAGCATTATAAACACGACAGACGGAACCTGTGTTTTCCCAGGGAAAGTCCCAGCACCCCTCTGGCGTCTCTGAACTGGCACTGGTGTAAAGGTGAGTCAAGGGAAGAGAATGCTGGAGGGTGAGGTGTTTATAAGGACGTCGGGATTAGAGTGGTAGCTTGTCTTAAACTAAAACATTAGTACTTATTTGATTATTGGCTATTTCTTATTTGTCTAAATGTAGAAAACTGACCATACTGCCTcatgttaaatgttattattagaGTACTTCGTAAGGAATGCTGTCACCTCAATAGGAATTTAGAATTGTAACACTAGATGTCGCTGTTGCCCATCATAAAGTGAAAGGTAAGTACATAAGCCACCATCAAGAGTGAGAAGTGTACTACAAGATGATTAATGGAAGACAAGTAGGCTTACGTACAGAAATCCCCCTAAGCGTATGCAAAAACATTAATTCAACCATATATTCAAGTGGAAATAACTGTCTAATTCAGTCATATGTACTATAATTTATCTTGAAAATATTGGATGAACTTCGTTAACAAGAAAGTAATCTCActgaattatataatataatgactgtattaaatgcattgttcTTTCTTAGTTATTTTTACCACTGTAATGGTTCTAAGATTGAAATATTCGCGAAATGAGAAGTTTATAAGAACATCAGTGTAAAACATGACACGATGAAGCGAATTGTTTTGCTTTAAATCACATTTGAAGGTCAATATGAGTATTTTTGCATTATAACAAATTAATATAGAGAATAAGGAataaaatatatcttttttttttttttactattatatatctaaaaatccattaaaaatgaaaatatctgcataaaaatgtaggctacattagatttaaaaagtgtttttgctCACTATACGTATGCATAGGCATCTATTATCCAGAACAAAGATGCCTGTGGAGAGAAAAGACCAGAATGATCTTGATTCACATGCCTATAGGGAAAATCCACTACGAAATACATTAATGATAAATGTATGAAGCCCCCAGGGGTTCTGACGTGTCCCAGCATCTCCTGTGAAGATCTGCAGATGATAAAAGTAGAACATAACGCTTCAGTCCTTAGTTTCTAATAATACCATTAAACATCACACAAACCTACTTGCATCAAAACAGCACTCCATATTTGGACCGTGATTGACACATCTAATAAAAGCAAAGCGTGCTTCCTCCAAAGTGATTGAATTGTTGCAAACGGCAGTGATTTCAGTCTCCTCCCCCCATCCCCCGTCAGAAATATGCCCAAGACGGGAGAGTAAAAATAGACAGCTGAAAGAATCCTTGTGCTTTAAA
It encodes:
- the nufip2 gene encoding FMR1-interacting protein NUFIP2 codes for the protein MEERPCEGATGVYISHGAENGPDRSNISVNNDQNHSQFQNEKTQTKKTENGKINGTLKEGEVTPTSFNPDSSLHPANSNGDRHLLDINLKPKPTRRAFTADSTGDRKSRNTSRNSMDFKNDKSSELNTLEGKKEALATLNGVVSLNSVLLTNGYPSKPGADNDGSGSESGYTTPKKRRAQRNGKVGDNVTASAQGKAMQQGNKQDHGPVVPDSASGSQVESGRTGSKVEPHLKAKEPPASATPPPLPGAELQRKNSDSKAAGKRFEDRSSKVKVATSTKEDSWTLFKPPPVFPVDNSSAKIVPKISYASKVKENLNKTAQAGGEALTPAPQVPGRPPQVPMSAVKTITSASFTNGPLLGEGNGCPLPGPYFSAGPLLATPAVAAENVASPPGSGTLAVGSSTTSVAEPRKPSLFVYPVTSSNMQLSLPSGRQADPPAAPTNQKSLGDIFQNQWGLSFINEPSAGPEGVACRSNGKDVPVEVSFQGGCPATVATQTSSTSQRPDQPPFPKAHEPDKRTNAQNLSRGASGGATAASGAVPETSVPSLDAQRDETGVHGAIVFCSSSKDICAELPPTSPAAPKVALAKDQGHTKGFDRRSSWGSFDLKAAVIYHTKEMEYILNLQKQDPNRVVLFSESWDGPAQ